In the genome of Paenibacillus pabuli, one region contains:
- the kdpC gene encoding potassium-transporting ATPase subunit KdpC, producing the protein MKQVLPAIRLSVVLMLICGIVYPMVTTGVAQLLFPNQANGSLITANGKTIGSSLLAQEIKSPGLFQPRASNANYDGTASAGSNRAVASEAYIVEMKEKVAQLKQENPALQYIPADLVTGSGSGLDPDLSPEAAKAQIPRISLATGLGEQELVKIVEEHTQGRQLGIFGEPRVNVTALNLALTAELK; encoded by the coding sequence ATGAAACAGGTACTGCCCGCCATTCGACTGTCTGTCGTGCTTATGCTGATTTGCGGTATTGTCTACCCAATGGTTACAACCGGAGTGGCGCAGCTGCTCTTCCCGAATCAGGCGAACGGCAGTCTGATTACAGCCAACGGAAAAACCATCGGTTCGTCGCTGCTGGCGCAGGAAATAAAATCGCCGGGGCTGTTCCAGCCCCGGGCGTCGAACGCCAACTATGATGGAACCGCATCGGCAGGTTCCAATCGTGCCGTCGCCTCGGAGGCGTATATTGTTGAAATGAAGGAAAAGGTGGCTCAGCTCAAGCAAGAGAATCCGGCCTTGCAGTACATTCCTGCAGATCTCGTGACAGGTTCTGGTTCCGGTCTTGATCCCGACCTTTCGCCCGAAGCGGCAAAAGCACAGATTCCGCGGATTAGCCTGGCAACGGGCCTAGGGGAGCAAGAGCTTGTCAAGATTGTGGAGGAACATACACAAGGGCGACAGCTGGGCATATTCGGTGAGCCGCGTGTGAATGTGACTGCTTTGAATCTGGCGTTGACGGCGGAGCTGAAATAA
- the kdpB gene encoding potassium-transporting ATPase subunit KdpB: MPKKSKTLSRDILIQASLDAFKKLNPVVMIKNPVMFIVEVGTLITLLLCINPNLFVASEAGRGYNIAVFLILLFTLLFANFAEALAEGRGKAQADTLRKTKSDTTAKLVQKDGTIKQVSSTQLKKGDIVRVEAGELIPTDGEIIEGLASIDESAITGESAPVIKEAGGDFSSVTGGTRVTSDYIVMRVQTDPGESFLDRMISLVEGAQRQKTPNEIALTTLLAVLTLIFLIVIMTMVPMANYLGIRLDLATLIALLVCLIPTTIGGLLSAIGIAGMDRVTQFNVLAMSGKAVEAAGDIDTLILDKTGTITYGNRMASEFIPVEGVSVQEMTRAALQASVVDETPEGRSVVELAGKQGENWAETEYADAEHVNFTAETRMSGLNLSGGKQIRKGAVDAIKRHISSRGGRIPGDLDDIANRIAKAGGTPLAVAIDDQIYGVIYLKDTVKPGLKEKFAEMRAMGIKTIMCTGDNPLTAATIALEAGVDDFIAEAKPEDKITAIKKEQQEGKLVAMTGDGTNDAPALAQADVGLAMNSGTMAAKEAANMIDLDSDPTKLLSVVSIGKQLLITRGALTTFSISNDIAKYFAIIPAMFILAMPQLQALNIMNLASPQSAILSALIFNAIIIPLLIPIAMRGVKYRAMSAERLLGRNVFIYGVGGVIVPFIGIKLIDLVLSGLHLV; encoded by the coding sequence ATGCCCAAAAAAAGCAAAACATTAAGTCGGGACATTCTTATCCAAGCATCACTGGATGCCTTCAAGAAGCTGAACCCGGTCGTCATGATCAAAAATCCGGTGATGTTTATCGTCGAAGTCGGCACACTCATCACATTGCTGTTATGTATCAATCCGAATCTATTTGTTGCATCCGAAGCAGGACGGGGGTACAACATCGCAGTGTTTCTCATCCTGTTGTTCACGCTGCTGTTTGCCAACTTTGCTGAGGCTCTGGCAGAAGGAAGAGGCAAAGCCCAGGCGGATACGCTGCGCAAGACGAAATCAGACACCACGGCAAAGCTGGTACAGAAAGACGGAACCATCAAGCAAGTGTCTTCGACCCAGTTGAAAAAAGGAGATATCGTCCGTGTAGAAGCAGGCGAACTGATTCCCACGGACGGTGAGATTATTGAAGGGCTGGCCTCTATCGACGAGTCCGCCATTACCGGGGAATCGGCTCCCGTAATCAAGGAAGCTGGCGGTGACTTTTCCTCCGTTACAGGAGGTACGCGGGTTACTTCCGACTATATCGTGATGCGTGTACAGACCGATCCGGGGGAGTCGTTCCTCGACCGGATGATCTCACTCGTTGAAGGCGCACAGCGCCAGAAAACGCCGAATGAAATTGCGCTGACAACATTGCTCGCTGTGTTGACCCTGATATTCCTGATTGTCATCATGACCATGGTACCAATGGCGAACTATTTGGGCATCCGGCTCGATCTCGCTACTCTTATCGCGTTGCTTGTCTGTTTGATTCCGACGACAATTGGCGGGTTGTTATCCGCGATCGGTATTGCGGGTATGGACCGTGTCACGCAGTTCAACGTACTCGCCATGTCGGGTAAAGCGGTGGAAGCGGCAGGCGATATTGACACGTTAATCCTGGACAAAACCGGAACAATTACGTACGGCAACCGCATGGCCTCGGAGTTTATTCCCGTTGAGGGCGTATCTGTACAGGAAATGACCCGGGCTGCACTGCAAGCTTCCGTAGTGGATGAGACACCAGAAGGGCGCTCAGTCGTTGAATTGGCCGGCAAGCAGGGCGAGAACTGGGCGGAGACGGAATATGCAGATGCAGAGCACGTGAACTTCACCGCAGAGACCCGCATGTCGGGTCTGAATCTAAGCGGTGGGAAGCAGATCCGCAAAGGTGCGGTGGATGCGATCAAACGCCATATTTCCTCCCGTGGGGGACGGATACCCGGCGATTTGGACGATATAGCGAACCGAATTGCCAAGGCTGGGGGTACACCGCTTGCTGTTGCGATTGATGACCAGATTTATGGTGTGATCTATTTGAAAGATACGGTAAAGCCGGGGCTGAAAGAGAAGTTTGCGGAGATGCGAGCCATGGGCATCAAGACGATTATGTGTACAGGGGATAACCCCCTGACAGCGGCGACCATTGCGCTTGAAGCGGGCGTGGATGATTTTATTGCCGAAGCCAAGCCGGAAGACAAGATTACCGCGATCAAAAAAGAGCAGCAGGAGGGCAAGCTTGTCGCTATGACCGGCGACGGCACCAACGATGCTCCTGCTCTGGCGCAGGCCGATGTGGGCCTGGCGATGAATTCGGGCACCATGGCGGCCAAGGAGGCGGCCAATATGATTGATCTGGATTCCGACCCGACCAAGCTGTTGTCGGTGGTTTCCATTGGTAAGCAGCTGCTCATTACCCGCGGTGCGCTGACGACCTTTTCAATATCCAATGATATTGCCAAATATTTCGCCATCATCCCGGCCATGTTTATTCTAGCCATGCCGCAGCTTCAGGCACTGAATATTATGAATCTCGCTTCACCGCAGTCCGCAATTCTGTCAGCGCTGATCTTCAACGCCATCATTATTCCGCTGCTCATCCCAATCGCCATGCGGGGTGTGAAGTATCGGGCCATGTCCGCGGAGCGGCTGCTTGGACGGAATGTGTTCATTTATGGTGTGGGCGGTGTAATCGTACCGTTCATCGGGATTAAGCTGATTGATCTGGTGCTGTCGGGTCTTCATCTGGTGTGA